In the genome of Quercus robur chromosome 3, dhQueRobu3.1, whole genome shotgun sequence, one region contains:
- the LOC126718015 gene encoding ASC1-like protein, with amino-acid sequence MSLTAILSSIDWQYESYPTYEDFLILPFFALLFPSVRYFLDRFIFEKVANRLIFGKGNQMKDVDATERMKKMRKFKESAWKFIYYLTAEIFALSVTYNEPWFTKTICFWVGPGNQVWPDQKIKLKLKVLYMFAAGFYTYSIFALIFWETRRSDFGVSMGHHFATLILIVLSFIYRFARIGSVVLAIHDASDVFLEIGKMSKYSGAEALASFAFIIFVFTWIVLRLIYYPFWVLWSTSYEVTLTLDKEKHPVDGPIYYYVFNTLLFCLLVLHYYWWVLMYRMLVKQIQARGQISDDVRSDSEDEHEHQD; translated from the exons ATGAGTTTGACAGCAATCTTAAGCTCCATCGATTGGCAATATGAATCATACCCAACATACGAGGATTTCTTAATCCTTCCCTTCTTTGCTTTGTTGTTTCCCTCTGTTCGATATTTCCTAGATAGATTCATCTTCGAG AAAGTGGCAAATCGGTTAATTTTTGGAAAGGGAAATCAGATGAAGGATGTTGACGCAACCGagagaatgaagaagatgagaaaatTTAAGGAGTCAGCATGGaaattcatttattatcttACAGCAGAGATTTTCGCTTTATCTGTAACTTATAATGAGCCTTGGTTTACCAAAACAATATGCTTTTGGGTAGGACCAGGAAATCAGGTTTGGCCTGATCAAAAAATTAA GTTAAAATTGAAGGTTTTGTATATGTTTGCTGCTGGATTTTACACATACTCCATATTTGCTCTGATTTTCTGGGAAACAAGGCGTTCTGACTTTGGGGTGTCCATGGGCCATCATTTTGCAACCCTAATTCTCATTGTGCTATCTTTCATTTATAG GTTTGCCCGTATTGGTTCAGTTGTTTTGGCTATTCATGATGCTAGTGATGTGTTTCTGGAGATAGGGAAGATGTCCAAATACAGTGGTGCTGAAGCGCTAGCTAGCtttgcatttattatatttgtttttaccTGGATCGTACTACGCCTCATTTACTACCCATTTTGGGTCCTTTGGAGTACTAG CTATGAAGTTACCCTGACCTTGGACAAGGAAAAACACCCAGTAGATGGaccaatttattattatgtgtTCAATACTCTTCTATTTTGCTTGCTTGTTCTTCATTATTATTGGTGGGTGTTGATGTACCGGATGCTTGTTAAGCAAATCCAAGCAAGAGGCCAGATTAGTGACGATGTTCGATCTG ATAGTGAAGATGAGCATGAGCATCAAGATTGA